In the genome of Acidimicrobiia bacterium, one region contains:
- a CDS encoding ABC transporter substrate-binding protein, whose amino-acid sequence MPGDAGQREFPRQTRWSRGVLVVVIAAMILAACGSSGSKAGTGAKPGTNSPSVTSKTLGSGVTADSIKIGISLIDFKCIQQFIDFTRPNQQAIYQDFVDAVNKGGGINGRKLVADFNTECPLTSTSDLLVQICTHFTDDDKVFAVLGNLSDAAQDDAIHTCIAKKKNTPLITFDVTQAMIGQVPPAMLIFPGTTPERSSGVLFELLQKQHLLKGKKLAVLADQTSQVSVKAAVLPAIKKTGVATGTTAYLTINGADTTAAQSQLDSFIQRWKSEGVNAIFVTGENTVTKQFVEKVTKQLPGVMLMTDTGDALAQGQDETKAGMDPNPYQDMYIAGGFAAADYAKSDNWKYCSGIYKAATGRTPPGPLTVRKVKVGGKEYTDETYNTINDACQMISTFAEIVAKTGQYVNVPNWVAAVNSFGPIVNRGGGPYASLSQGKYDDDDTFQLQQFDSALPPNGNWKPLTPYENLSK is encoded by the coding sequence GTGCCGGGCGACGCTGGTCAACGTGAGTTCCCGCGTCAGACCCGTTGGAGCCGAGGCGTCCTGGTCGTCGTCATCGCGGCGATGATCCTCGCCGCGTGCGGGAGCAGTGGCTCGAAGGCCGGGACGGGCGCCAAGCCCGGAACGAACTCGCCGAGCGTCACGTCGAAGACGCTCGGTTCGGGCGTGACCGCAGACTCGATCAAGATCGGCATCTCGCTGATCGACTTCAAGTGCATCCAGCAGTTCATCGACTTCACGCGTCCGAACCAGCAAGCGATCTATCAGGACTTCGTCGACGCGGTGAACAAGGGCGGCGGCATCAACGGCCGCAAGCTGGTCGCCGACTTCAACACCGAATGCCCGCTCACCTCGACGAGCGACCTCCTCGTGCAGATCTGCACCCACTTCACCGACGACGACAAGGTCTTCGCGGTCCTCGGCAACCTGAGTGACGCGGCCCAGGACGATGCGATCCACACGTGCATCGCGAAGAAGAAGAACACTCCCCTCATCACGTTCGACGTGACTCAGGCGATGATCGGTCAGGTTCCACCGGCGATGTTGATCTTCCCGGGCACGACACCGGAGCGATCGTCGGGCGTGCTGTTCGAGCTGTTGCAGAAGCAGCACCTCCTCAAGGGGAAGAAGCTCGCGGTGCTGGCGGACCAGACCTCCCAGGTGTCGGTGAAGGCGGCCGTGCTGCCGGCGATCAAGAAGACCGGCGTCGCGACGGGAACCACCGCGTACCTCACGATCAACGGTGCCGACACGACCGCGGCGCAGTCGCAGCTCGACAGCTTCATCCAGCGGTGGAAGTCCGAAGGGGTCAATGCGATCTTCGTCACGGGCGAGAACACCGTGACGAAGCAGTTCGTCGAGAAGGTGACGAAGCAGCTGCCGGGCGTGATGCTGATGACCGACACGGGCGACGCGCTGGCGCAGGGGCAGGACGAGACCAAGGCCGGCATGGACCCGAACCCGTACCAGGACATGTATATCGCCGGGGGCTTTGCGGCCGCGGACTACGCGAAGAGCGACAACTGGAAGTACTGCTCCGGGATCTACAAGGCCGCGACCGGCAGGACCCCGCCCGGACCCCTGACCGTTCGCAAGGTCAAGGTCGGCGGCAAGGAGTACACCGACGAGACCTACAACACCATCAACGACGCGTGTCAGATGATCTCGACGTTCGCCGAGATCGTCGCCAAGACGGGCCAGTACGTGAACGTGCCCAACTGGGTTGCCGCCGTCAATTCGTTCGGCCCGATCGTCAACCGCGGCGGCGGCCCGTACGCGTCGTTGTCGCAGGGCAAGTACGACGACGACGACACCTTCCAGCTGCAGCAGTTCGACTCGGCGCTGCCGCCGAACGGCAACTGGAAGCCGCTGACCCCGTACGAGAACCTGTCCAAGTAG
- a CDS encoding ATP-binding cassette domain-containing protein: MLASFFQPQITTANLLFIGVVQGLIISVLAMAIVLIYRSTRIINFAVADIGLPAAALLAVMVVNSHFPYWLAFTLALLTTTAAGAVIEMVVIRRLAKAPRVIVLVATIGVAELMQAVVRTLPEYQAGRFQTTFPTPMSSQWTISSLFHLSVAGVHLQMTNIVVTGPQVLALIVVPIVTVGLWWLLGHTVFGESVRASATNPDLARLTGISPKLMSTAIWTIGGLLSGVALVLYATQSGTTDLVQVGPETLLLALTAALIGGMTSFPRTVAGAVGVGLLYQVLLYNFPNTPGLVEFVLFILVLALVARISRADATTTDTFSFAPRVPPVPEHLRELWWVRRMPNLVAWIALAVAIVVPLVTTSSAHHQAYALILATAIITVSVTVLTGWAGQLSLGQAAFAGVGALIAGTLVRGATLNIGFRSHRLAAGAVRPFPMAAGLLLVVLAAVAISTTVARRRSRRVRAIAASAAVLCIAVGAVVFPAAIDRSGTVHRVPFVLALFLGGAVSSIFAAAVGIGALRVRGLLLAISTMAFAIAAEVYIFPRPLFVGLEGSTSGELDRGKLGPVDLTFHNRAYYYFALGVLVLVLLLVGHLRRTGIGRAIVGVRENEAGAAAFTVSPTRAKLTSFAVAGFVAGLGGGVLAGAVQNFDYTNAFFRVEDSLSLVAIAVIGGLGSLAGAVTGALWVVGLPLFWPKNDTVELLTSSIGLLIVLLYVPGGFTQLGYAARGHILRWVEQRLPERPAKTVTAPPVSLSVRATTPPPTNGDGSALRTIGLDVEFDGIVAVNNVDFHAMPGEVIGLIGTNGAGKSTLLNAIGGYVPSRGKVELLGGDVSGHAAYLRARAGLGRTFQAATLFPELTVRETVQLALEARGRTSFWGSLLFYPGSIAKERTRRAEASELIDFLGLGRYADRFIVELSTGTRRIVELTSMLAVRPRVICLDEPTAGVAQREAEAFGPLIKRIQNELEATLIVVEHDLPLIMSISDRIYCLEAGGVIAHGEPETVRSNPLVVASYLGTDDRAIQRSNADANPATV, from the coding sequence GCTCCTCGCGGTCATGGTCGTCAATTCGCACTTCCCGTATTGGCTCGCCTTCACGCTCGCGCTGCTCACCACCACGGCCGCCGGCGCCGTGATCGAGATGGTGGTCATCCGGCGGCTCGCGAAGGCGCCCCGCGTCATCGTGCTCGTTGCAACCATCGGCGTCGCCGAACTCATGCAGGCGGTCGTGCGCACGCTGCCCGAATACCAGGCCGGAAGGTTCCAGACGACCTTCCCGACGCCCATGAGCTCGCAATGGACGATCTCGTCGCTCTTCCATCTCAGCGTCGCCGGCGTCCACCTGCAGATGACGAACATCGTGGTCACCGGTCCGCAGGTCCTCGCGCTGATCGTCGTACCGATCGTGACGGTCGGGCTGTGGTGGCTCCTCGGCCACACCGTCTTCGGTGAATCGGTCCGTGCCTCGGCGACCAATCCCGACCTCGCGCGTCTCACGGGCATCAGCCCGAAGCTGATGTCGACCGCGATCTGGACGATCGGGGGACTGCTGTCGGGCGTCGCGCTCGTGCTCTACGCGACACAGAGCGGCACGACCGACCTCGTGCAAGTCGGTCCGGAGACGTTGTTGCTCGCGCTGACGGCGGCGTTGATCGGCGGCATGACGTCGTTCCCGCGCACCGTTGCCGGCGCGGTCGGCGTCGGCCTGCTCTATCAAGTGCTGCTGTACAACTTCCCGAACACACCGGGCCTGGTCGAGTTCGTGCTGTTCATCCTCGTGCTGGCTCTCGTCGCCCGCATCAGCCGAGCCGACGCGACGACCACCGACACCTTCTCCTTCGCGCCACGCGTGCCTCCCGTGCCCGAACACCTCCGCGAGCTGTGGTGGGTACGGCGCATGCCCAACCTCGTGGCATGGATCGCGCTCGCCGTCGCGATCGTCGTTCCGCTCGTCACCACGTCGTCGGCGCACCATCAGGCGTACGCCTTGATCCTGGCGACCGCGATCATCACGGTCTCGGTCACCGTGCTCACCGGCTGGGCCGGTCAGCTCTCGCTCGGGCAGGCCGCGTTCGCCGGCGTGGGCGCGCTGATCGCGGGCACGCTCGTGCGCGGTGCGACGCTCAACATCGGCTTCCGCTCACACCGGCTCGCCGCCGGCGCGGTGCGTCCGTTTCCGATGGCCGCCGGCTTGCTCCTCGTCGTGCTCGCGGCGGTCGCGATCAGCACCACCGTGGCGCGGCGCCGCAGCAGGCGAGTCCGCGCGATCGCGGCCTCGGCGGCGGTGCTCTGCATCGCGGTCGGCGCGGTCGTGTTCCCGGCCGCCATCGACCGATCCGGCACCGTGCACCGCGTGCCGTTCGTCCTCGCGTTGTTCCTCGGCGGCGCGGTCAGCAGCATCTTTGCCGCCGCGGTCGGCATCGGCGCGCTCCGTGTGCGCGGGCTCCTGCTCGCGATCAGCACGATGGCCTTCGCGATCGCAGCCGAGGTGTACATCTTCCCCCGCCCGCTCTTCGTCGGCCTGGAAGGCTCGACGAGCGGCGAGCTCGACCGGGGCAAGCTGGGACCGGTCGACCTGACGTTCCACAACCGCGCGTACTACTACTTCGCGCTCGGCGTCCTGGTGCTCGTGCTCCTACTGGTCGGGCACCTGCGGCGAACGGGCATCGGCCGCGCGATCGTCGGCGTCCGCGAGAACGAGGCGGGAGCGGCTGCGTTCACCGTGTCGCCGACGCGAGCGAAGCTCACGTCGTTCGCGGTCGCCGGCTTCGTCGCGGGACTCGGCGGCGGTGTCCTCGCGGGAGCAGTCCAGAACTTCGACTACACGAACGCGTTCTTTCGCGTCGAAGACTCCCTCTCCCTCGTCGCCATCGCCGTGATCGGCGGCCTGGGCAGCCTGGCCGGCGCGGTGACGGGCGCGTTGTGGGTCGTCGGCCTTCCGCTGTTCTGGCCGAAGAACGACACGGTGGAGTTGCTCACCTCGAGCATCGGACTGCTCATCGTGTTGCTCTACGTCCCGGGTGGCTTCACCCAGCTCGGGTACGCCGCGCGCGGCCACATCCTGCGCTGGGTCGAGCAGCGATTGCCCGAGCGGCCGGCGAAGACCGTCACGGCCCCACCGGTCTCGCTCTCGGTGCGCGCGACCACCCCCCCGCCGACGAACGGTGACGGCAGCGCGCTGCGCACGATCGGGCTCGACGTCGAGTTCGACGGCATCGTCGCGGTGAACAATGTCGACTTCCACGCCATGCCGGGAGAGGTGATCGGCCTCATCGGCACGAACGGCGCGGGCAAGTCCACGCTCTTGAACGCGATCGGCGGCTACGTGCCGAGTCGGGGCAAGGTCGAACTGCTCGGCGGCGACGTCTCGGGACACGCGGCGTACCTCCGTGCCCGGGCCGGGCTCGGCCGCACGTTCCAGGCCGCGACGTTGTTCCCCGAGCTGACGGTCCGCGAGACCGTGCAACTGGCGCTCGAAGCGCGCGGGCGCACATCGTTCTGGGGCTCGTTGCTGTTCTATCCCGGGTCGATCGCCAAGGAGCGCACGCGGCGCGCCGAGGCCTCCGAGCTCATCGACTTCCTCGGGCTCGGCCGCTACGCCGACCGGTTCATCGTCGAGCTCTCGACGGGCACTCGTCGCATCGTCGAGCTGACGTCGATGCTCGCGGTGCGTCCCCGCGTCATCTGCCTCGACGAGCCGACGGCCGGTGTTGCGCAGCGCGAGGCCGAGGCGTTCGGACCGCTCATCAAGCGGATCCAGAACGAGCTCGAGGCGACGCTCATCGTCGTCGAGCACGACCTGCCGCTCATCATGTCGATCAGTGACCGCATCTACTGCCTGGAGGCAGGCGGCGTGATCGCGCACGGCGAGCCCGAGACGGTTCGTTCGAACCCCCTCGTCGTCGCGTCGTACCTCGGTACCGACGACCGCGCGATCCAGCGCTCGAACGCCGACGCGAACCCGGCGACCGTGTAG